A genomic window from Camelina sativa cultivar DH55 chromosome 2, Cs, whole genome shotgun sequence includes:
- the LOC104720451 gene encoding F-box protein SKIP8, which produces MPSTPLMNGGTPPLGGGDRTDVANAVVVVDDKPGVSMMEQLVPEITTHALSYLDYPSLCRLSMTNSLMRKAANDDNAWKALYHKDFTLEQDGITPVNGWKAYYATTRAIISVNTEFFSIIRDRALQEMARLWLNSDYVKCIHASGELFSGYNEVMQSWQLCFNWEQGFDFQVHTVRTRILTDMAWVTMKAYLNVDGGPFLITNVFEFHNGRWHMVHHHSSVMLNDDQQVVVH; this is translated from the exons ATGCCGTCGACGCCGCTGATGAACGGTGGTACGCCTCCTCTTGGTGGCGGAGATAGAACGGATGTGGCGAacgcggtggtggtggtggatgatAAGCCAGGAGTGTCGATGATGGAGCAGTTGGTTCCGGAAATAACGACACACGCGCTTAGTTACTTGGATTATCCAAGTCTTTGTCGCTTGTCTATGACTAATTCGTTGATGAGGAAAGCTGCTAATGATGATAATGCTTGGAAAGCTCTTTATCACAAG GATTTTACATTGGAGCAAGATGGTATAACACCAGTTAATGGGTGGAAAGCTTACTATGCAACTACTAGAGCTATTATTAGTGTGAATACTGAATTCTTCAGCATCATTAGAGACAGAGCTCTTCAAGAGATGGCTCGATTGTGGTTGAACTCGGACTATGTGAAGTGTATTCATGCCTCGGGCGAACTCTTCTCTGG GTACAATGAAGTGATGCAAAGCTGGCAACTCTGTTTCAACTGGGAACAAGGGTTTGACTTTCAGGTCCACACTGTTCGTACTCGGATACTAACGGACATGGCTTGGGTCACCATGAAAGCTTACCTGAACGTGGATGGTGGTCCGTTCCTGATCACAAATGTGTTCGAGTTCCACAATGGAAGGTGGCACATGGTTCATCATCACAGCTCTGTGATGCTCAACGATGATCAACAAGTTGTTGTTCATTGA